One region of Halomonas huangheensis genomic DNA includes:
- a CDS encoding FadR/GntR family transcriptional regulator, producing MPSETTTDPLSRLPHQQIGDSATELADCLAQAILSGHWQSGEAFPREMDLCSHFDISRNRVRNALGELSAVGLIDRTAGRGSIIRNISDWHLLAPQMSRWMAGLNTPHPRLIHEVFAFRLAAEPYISELAATHASGDDLSRIEKAFHGMRETAGQQDQRLSHSEYDVAFHDAIYRASHSLIWRQMGMLLRPAIMALIQRSHDHAVDLAESLDHHRQLLDAIRLRQPSHAREATQQLLQRTARDLALEQVAEDSLPSPQALDNTRAVDIKDHR from the coding sequence ATGCCATCCGAGACCACGACGGACCCTTTATCCCGGTTGCCCCACCAGCAGATCGGCGATAGCGCCACTGAGCTGGCCGATTGTCTGGCTCAGGCGATCCTGTCCGGCCACTGGCAGAGCGGAGAAGCCTTTCCCCGTGAAATGGACCTCTGCAGCCACTTTGACATCAGCCGAAATCGGGTACGCAATGCGCTTGGCGAACTCAGCGCTGTGGGTTTGATCGACCGCACCGCCGGGCGTGGCAGCATCATTCGCAACATCAGTGACTGGCACTTGCTGGCCCCCCAGATGAGCCGCTGGATGGCCGGCCTGAATACGCCCCATCCACGTCTGATTCATGAAGTCTTTGCCTTCCGTCTGGCAGCCGAGCCCTATATCAGCGAGCTGGCAGCGACACATGCCTCCGGCGATGATCTATCCCGTATCGAGAAGGCCTTTCACGGCATGCGTGAAACGGCAGGTCAGCAGGACCAGCGTCTATCTCACAGCGAGTATGACGTAGCCTTTCATGATGCCATCTATCGTGCCAGTCACAGCCTGATCTGGAGGCAGATGGGCATGTTGCTGCGGCCGGCGATCATGGCACTGATCCAGCGCTCCCATGACCATGCCGTGGATCTGGCCGAAAGTCTCGACCATCACCGCCAGTTGCTCGATGCCATACGCCTGCGCCAACCTTCCCACGCTCGTGAGGCAACTCAACAACTGCTGCAACGTACCGCACGGGATCTGGCGCTGGAGCAAGTCGCAGAGGACTCTCTTCCATCCCCCCAGGCGCTGGATAATACCCGCGCTGTCGATATCAAGGACCACCGATAA
- a CDS encoding 4-phosphopantetheinyl transferase: MSSPCRKTLPSSDMSPDGTLPPRLILAGRCNCPDAAASSQSGRELLSELATLQGFDCPLHAWSPRGSGPPRHPALPAEYTPVLSHRRGMVVAGLANRPLGLDLEVPVARHLQRLDALIEMLPEPEVRQRIHAAEDRLSAFYRAWTSYEALFKLAWLQGQQPSHVLAMRLTNLAPEGDIHAWSAQTKAATLSLCGPYADLDIRWSQSSEVVMELSNRKA; this comes from the coding sequence ATGTCGTCACCCTGCCGTAAGACGCTTCCATCCAGCGACATGTCGCCCGACGGCACACTGCCGCCCCGTCTGATACTGGCGGGGCGCTGCAATTGTCCCGATGCAGCAGCATCCTCACAGAGTGGCCGCGAACTACTCAGTGAACTTGCCACGCTACAAGGCTTCGACTGTCCGCTCCACGCCTGGTCTCCTCGCGGCAGCGGCCCCCCACGCCATCCCGCCCTGCCTGCCGAATACACCCCCGTTCTGAGCCACCGTCGCGGCATGGTGGTCGCCGGCCTCGCCAACCGCCCGCTGGGCCTCGATCTCGAGGTGCCGGTAGCGCGTCATCTTCAACGCCTCGATGCCTTGATCGAGATGCTGCCCGAACCCGAAGTCCGGCAGCGTATCCACGCCGCCGAGGATCGCCTGTCAGCCTTCTACCGCGCCTGGACAAGCTACGAAGCACTGTTCAAGCTCGCCTGGCTGCAAGGCCAGCAACCCTCCCATGTGCTGGCGATGCGGCTGACAAACCTCGCCCCCGAAGGCGACATTCATGCCTGGTCGGCTCAGACTAAAGCAGCCACACTAAGCCTGTGCGGCCCCTACGCAGACCTCGATATCCGCTGGTCGCAGTCCAGTGAAGTGGTGATGGAGCTTTCAAACCGTAAGGCGTAA
- a CDS encoding beta-ketoacyl-ACP synthase, whose amino-acid sequence MSRSATRADGLGRRVVVTGMAGFSPIGNDWPTIRAHLAAGTNGIRHIAEWDVYEGLNTRLAGPVEEFTLPPHYHRKAVRSMGRGARMAARASELALEHAGLLGDELVSSGAMGISYGSSVGEPDAMVDFGNMLINKSTDGLNANSYIRMMAHTAPVNIGVFLGVRGRIHTTSSACTSGSQGIGYAYEAIRFGRQTAMITGGCEELSPTEAAVFDTLFATSTRNDAPETTPRPFDADRDGLVIGEGAGTLILEDLEHALARGAPIHAELVGYGSNSDGRHVTQPDAAIMERAIRDALADANLSAEQIGYVSAHGTATERGDLAESHATAAVFGSRQPISSLKSYTGHTLGACGALEAWTAIEMMREGLFHPTINLDTPDPKCAELNYLRKTMHRIDCEYVMSNNFAFGGINTSLIFRRWD is encoded by the coding sequence ATGAGCAGAAGCGCAACTCGCGCGGATGGCCTTGGTCGGCGCGTGGTAGTAACCGGCATGGCCGGCTTCTCTCCGATCGGCAACGACTGGCCGACGATTCGTGCCCATCTTGCTGCAGGTACCAACGGTATTCGTCACATTGCCGAGTGGGATGTCTACGAGGGTCTCAATACGCGACTGGCCGGACCTGTCGAGGAATTCACCCTACCACCGCACTACCATCGCAAGGCCGTACGCAGCATGGGGCGAGGCGCACGCATGGCCGCTCGCGCCTCGGAACTGGCCCTGGAGCACGCTGGTCTGCTGGGTGATGAGCTGGTCAGCAGTGGCGCCATGGGGATTTCCTATGGCTCCTCGGTCGGCGAGCCGGATGCCATGGTCGACTTCGGCAATATGCTGATCAACAAGTCGACCGATGGACTGAATGCCAATTCCTATATCCGCATGATGGCTCATACCGCACCGGTGAATATCGGTGTCTTCCTTGGCGTGCGCGGACGCATCCACACTACCTCCAGTGCCTGTACATCAGGCAGTCAGGGCATCGGCTACGCCTATGAAGCGATTCGCTTCGGACGCCAGACGGCCATGATCACTGGAGGCTGTGAGGAATTATCGCCCACCGAAGCGGCGGTGTTCGATACCCTGTTCGCCACCAGTACCCGAAATGATGCTCCCGAGACGACTCCACGGCCCTTCGACGCAGACCGCGATGGATTGGTAATCGGAGAAGGAGCGGGGACACTGATTCTCGAAGACCTCGAGCATGCTCTGGCGCGCGGCGCTCCCATTCATGCCGAGCTGGTCGGCTACGGCAGTAACAGCGATGGCCGCCACGTTACGCAGCCGGATGCCGCGATCATGGAGCGCGCGATCCGCGATGCGTTGGCCGACGCCAACCTGTCGGCCGAGCAGATCGGCTATGTCAGCGCTCATGGCACCGCCACTGAGCGCGGCGACCTCGCCGAATCCCATGCCACAGCGGCGGTCTTCGGCTCTCGGCAGCCCATCAGTTCACTGAAGAGCTATACCGGACACACCCTCGGCGCCTGCGGGGCCCTGGAGGCATGGACCGCCATCGAGATGATGCGCGAAGGACTGTTTCATCCGACCATCAATCTCGATACACCGGATCCTAAATGTGCTGAACTGAACTATCTTCGCAAGACGATGCATCGTATCGACTGCGAGTATGTGATGAGCAACAACTTTGCCTTCGGCGGTATCAATACCTCCTTGATCTTTCGCCGCTGGGACTGA
- the fabG gene encoding 3-oxoacyl-ACP reductase FabG — protein sequence MTDSILVTGSSRGIGRAIALRLAHDGFDVVLHCRERRDAAEAVAEQIQALGQQARILSFDVTDRDNARDILEQDIEQHGAYYGVVCNAGITADGAFPALSDADWDGVINTGLNGFYNVVKPVTMPMVRRRKPGRIVVMSSVSGLMGNRGQVNYSAAKAGLIGAVKALAIELAKRRITVNAVAPGLVDTDMTEGLASEEALKMIPMQRTGTSEEVAAAVSFLCSRDASYITRQVIAVNGGMC from the coding sequence ATGACCGATAGCATACTTGTCACCGGCTCCAGCCGTGGCATCGGCCGCGCAATCGCCTTGCGCCTGGCACACGATGGATTCGACGTCGTGCTGCACTGCCGTGAGCGCCGAGATGCTGCCGAAGCCGTTGCCGAGCAGATCCAGGCCCTGGGCCAACAGGCACGTATTCTGAGCTTCGATGTCACCGATCGCGACAACGCCCGCGACATTCTCGAACAGGATATCGAACAGCACGGCGCTTACTACGGCGTAGTCTGCAACGCAGGCATCACCGCCGATGGCGCCTTTCCAGCACTGTCGGATGCAGACTGGGACGGTGTCATCAACACCGGCCTGAACGGTTTCTACAATGTCGTCAAGCCCGTCACCATGCCCATGGTCCGTCGGCGCAAACCGGGCCGGATTGTAGTGATGTCCTCGGTATCCGGCCTGATGGGCAACCGTGGGCAGGTCAACTATAGCGCCGCCAAGGCTGGACTGATCGGTGCAGTCAAAGCACTGGCGATTGAACTCGCCAAGCGCCGAATTACTGTCAATGCAGTAGCGCCGGGACTGGTCGATACTGATATGACCGAGGGCCTGGCCAGTGAAGAAGCGCTGAAGATGATTCCCATGCAGCGTACCGGCACCAGCGAGGAAGTGGCCGCCGCGGTGAGCTTCCTGTGCTCCCGGGATGCCAGCTACATCACTCGTCAGGTGATCGCCGTCAATGGGGGAATGTGCTGA
- a CDS encoding hotdog family protein, whose translation MSDTPTLPPIEQLVPHQGDMCLLDEVCSIGEEQLVAAIRPHRNDLFADDLGIPAWVGLEWMAQAIAAWSGHTMLNAGHKPHVGFLLGTRRYDSKVSHFSFALRYQVKIELDYMADNGLGAFRGEIFDAADRVVASASLNVFQPDSDDMLDAMFNDDRPKDSQ comes from the coding sequence ATGAGTGATACCCCCACTCTGCCTCCTATCGAGCAACTGGTGCCCCACCAGGGCGATATGTGCCTGTTGGATGAAGTCTGTAGCATCGGCGAAGAGCAGCTGGTAGCGGCTATTCGTCCACACCGGAATGACCTCTTTGCCGACGACCTGGGCATCCCCGCCTGGGTGGGGCTGGAATGGATGGCACAGGCCATTGCCGCCTGGTCGGGACACACCATGCTCAACGCGGGACACAAACCACATGTCGGGTTTCTGCTGGGCACTCGACGTTATGACAGCAAAGTCAGTCATTTTTCCTTTGCTCTCCGTTATCAGGTCAAGATCGAGCTGGACTATATGGCTGATAATGGCCTCGGTGCCTTTCGCGGAGAGATCTTCGATGCGGCCGACCGGGTGGTCGCCAGCGCCTCTCTGAACGTCTTTCAACCCGACTCGGATGATATGCTCGACGCCATGTTCAATGATGATCGGCCCAAGGATTCTCAGTAA
- a CDS encoding beta-ketoacyl-ACP synthase: MLRDSITAPQTTALQSCRLYPPALVCPLGDNLDDIAQRLFAGQRGLRHSNAWRPEQPLPLGSVDTPLPDDSDWPAEHRSRNNRLLAAALQRLAPTLDSWRAANPAARMGVVMGTSTSGISETEHALKYRLAKGEWPDDFIYYRHELGAPADFVAWWCGVDGPAYTLSTACTSSARALASASRLIKAGVCDAVIAGGADSLCQLTVSGFSSLDAVSIDPCKPFSAARSGINLGEGAALFLVTGESGGIQLKGYGETSDAHHISAPRPDGSGAHDAMAAALQMGGVEPSRVDYLNLHGTATRQNDSMEALAVARLFPEGVPCSSTKSLTGHTLGACGALEAAFCWLAMAHGRLPPHLDTPDPELPSLSYSQGEQREVRRTLSNAFAFGGNNIALLLEKAE; encoded by the coding sequence ATGCTCCGCGACTCGATCACAGCTCCACAGACCACAGCGCTACAGAGCTGCCGGCTATATCCCCCTGCGCTGGTATGCCCCCTCGGTGACAACCTGGACGACATCGCCCAGCGCCTGTTCGCGGGTCAGCGCGGCCTGCGCCACAGTAACGCCTGGCGCCCGGAACAACCTCTACCACTGGGAAGCGTCGACACTCCCCTGCCGGATGACAGCGACTGGCCCGCCGAACATCGCTCGCGCAACAACCGTCTACTCGCCGCCGCACTGCAACGTCTCGCGCCAACGCTCGACAGTTGGCGAGCCGCCAATCCCGCTGCACGCATGGGTGTGGTCATGGGTACCAGCACCTCCGGCATCAGCGAAACCGAGCACGCCCTCAAGTACCGTCTCGCAAAGGGTGAGTGGCCAGACGACTTCATCTATTACCGTCACGAGCTGGGTGCACCAGCCGACTTCGTGGCCTGGTGGTGCGGTGTCGACGGACCCGCTTATACCCTGTCCACCGCCTGCACCTCGAGCGCCCGTGCCCTGGCCAGCGCCTCACGGCTGATCAAGGCCGGGGTGTGCGATGCGGTGATCGCGGGAGGCGCCGATAGCCTATGCCAACTGACAGTGAGCGGATTCAGCTCACTGGATGCGGTCAGCATTGACCCCTGCAAACCGTTCTCCGCCGCGCGCAGTGGTATCAATCTCGGTGAGGGTGCCGCTCTGTTTCTGGTCACCGGCGAAAGCGGTGGTATTCAGCTCAAGGGCTACGGCGAGACCAGCGACGCTCACCATATCTCGGCACCACGCCCCGACGGTAGTGGAGCTCATGATGCCATGGCTGCAGCCTTGCAAATGGGAGGTGTCGAGCCGTCCCGGGTCGACTATCTCAACCTGCATGGCACCGCCACTCGCCAGAACGATAGTATGGAAGCGCTCGCTGTCGCCAGACTGTTTCCCGAAGGCGTTCCATGCAGTTCAACCAAGAGCTTGACCGGCCATACCCTGGGAGCCTGTGGCGCCCTTGAGGCGGCCTTCTGCTGGCTGGCCATGGCCCACGGTCGTCTGCCACCGCATCTCGACACCCCGGATCCGGAGCTTCCCAGCTTGAGTTACAGCCAGGGGGAGCAGCGTGAAGTACGTCGCACCTTGTCCAATGCCTTCGCTTTCGGGGGTAACAATATCGCCCTGTTGCTGGAGAAAGCCGAATGA
- a CDS encoding NAD(P)/FAD-dependent oxidoreductase, producing MKPTEHTDIAIIGAGPSGAAAAAWLAGRGHQVRVFERGHFPRFSIGESLLPQCMPHLEACGLLEFVANAGYQHKNGAAFCRREEYTAIDFRHKFSDGPGTTWQVERADFDQRLIEGAMTLGARVDFGVTVTDFDADPQAPGLEVVNEQGEQSRIQARFVLDASGYGRVLARLEQLDRPSSLAPRAALFTHVEDHITATDHDRDKILIGIHPQHPSIWYWLIPFSNGRASVGVVGEPERIDAVAADDSARLQALLGQEPRFARVLENSRPVRDVQRLAGYSADIERLHGPGFAILGNAGEFLDPVFSSGVTIALDSALRAAPLVERQLQGENIDWATQFEIPLREGVATFRDYVDAWYDGSLQTIIFHQRQEVRLREMIASVLAGYAWDTTNPYVAASRRRLKSLAERCAMDQQPG from the coding sequence ATGAAACCCACTGAACACACTGACATCGCGATAATCGGCGCTGGTCCGTCAGGGGCTGCTGCTGCGGCCTGGTTGGCAGGGCGTGGCCACCAGGTTCGGGTGTTCGAGCGCGGCCATTTCCCACGCTTTTCGATTGGCGAGAGTCTCTTGCCTCAGTGCATGCCGCACCTGGAGGCCTGTGGGCTACTGGAATTCGTCGCCAATGCCGGTTATCAACACAAGAATGGCGCTGCCTTCTGTCGCCGGGAGGAATACACCGCCATCGACTTTCGCCACAAGTTCAGTGACGGCCCCGGCACCACCTGGCAAGTCGAGCGCGCGGACTTCGATCAGCGTCTGATCGAGGGCGCCATGACGCTCGGCGCACGCGTCGACTTCGGAGTGACCGTGACCGACTTCGACGCCGACCCTCAAGCTCCAGGCCTCGAAGTCGTCAACGAACAGGGTGAGCAGAGCCGAATCCAGGCACGCTTCGTTCTCGATGCCAGCGGCTATGGTCGTGTCCTCGCACGCCTCGAACAGCTCGATCGGCCTTCTTCTCTGGCTCCGCGGGCGGCGCTATTCACTCATGTCGAGGACCATATCACCGCCACCGACCATGACCGCGACAAGATTCTGATCGGCATCCACCCCCAGCATCCGAGCATCTGGTATTGGTTGATTCCATTCAGCAATGGTCGCGCTTCGGTCGGTGTCGTCGGCGAGCCGGAGCGAATAGATGCCGTCGCCGCCGATGACAGCGCCCGGCTTCAGGCACTGCTGGGTCAAGAGCCACGTTTCGCACGCGTGCTGGAGAATTCCCGTCCCGTGCGTGATGTTCAGCGTCTGGCGGGGTATTCGGCCGATATCGAACGCCTGCATGGACCGGGCTTCGCCATTCTCGGCAATGCCGGTGAGTTCCTCGATCCGGTATTCTCCTCCGGCGTGACCATCGCTCTGGACTCGGCACTACGTGCTGCTCCATTGGTCGAGCGCCAGTTACAGGGCGAGAACATCGACTGGGCAACGCAGTTCGAGATACCGCTACGCGAGGGCGTCGCCACCTTTCGAGACTACGTTGACGCCTGGTACGATGGCAGCCTACAGACCATCATCTTCCATCAACGCCAGGAAGTTCGTCTGCGTGAGATGATTGCCTCGGTGCTGGCCGGCTACGCCTGGGATACCACCAATCCCTATGTTGCCGCCAGTCGCCGTCGCTTGAAGAGTCTCGCGGAACGCTGTGCGATGGACCAGCAGCCTGGCTGA
- a CDS encoding MMPL family transporter produces the protein MRPASLSARVAAFTWAVILLLCALFVGHQIWHGTPLDTRITALLPESHDQQILQHADASLGKTYERRLLVLVKGDDSAQAAEQLRAQLKSSGVVASLDSKTPPRPDQTLSDYRYRLLSAELQQADGDSWRKQALARLFTPGMETDLLRDPFGLLDQWLNERLSGPVSWLDGGPSIDSAEGRWRVISATLDGDPYQLALQTRLTETLDAFKAAHPQLTVLRAGVVFHAAAGAQQARSEISTIGLGSLLGIIVLLALVFRRVSVLVSLLLPVFSGLVLATAVSWALFESLNLITLAFGASLIGISVDYALHLQCYRQLHPQRSLSQLWPSLFLGLLTSLCAYLVQLATPMPGLRQMATFTALGLIGAWLTVRLWLPLLSIHPHPATSRIAERLNRWRLTRPRLPIVLAASLVLSTATLVAMISTTLSHDLRQLNPSPSGLITEQQHVQRLMQRPASFRYLVVRADTGEALLQRLEDIDPSLASLARDGHLDSWQHIAQAVPSQATQQRNLTLVRQRYQDVLPELLTQAGLDPSLSERLSQRLDDVPELTVSDWLSSRAGEGSRSLWLEDTDTPTALVLLGDIDTRGVAELQELAEAPDILYRDRVSALSNQLTILSKEISQWLLLAVVVVIAGLSWRYRQRAWRALLPPVGAVAVTLGLFAATHTGLTLFHLLGLLLVLGIGLDAGIFSTEHPADGSAWLAITLSCASSLLAFGLLAFSATPALHFLGTTCLIGLVATWCLVPLARGVQPHDPQHLGSQAIDSSETRSDETH, from the coding sequence GTGAGGCCAGCATCACTCTCGGCGCGCGTGGCAGCCTTCACATGGGCTGTGATACTGCTGCTGTGTGCGCTGTTCGTTGGCCACCAGATCTGGCATGGCACGCCTCTCGATACCCGTATCACTGCGCTGTTGCCGGAATCGCACGACCAGCAGATTCTGCAACACGCCGATGCCAGCCTCGGCAAAACCTACGAGAGGCGCCTGCTGGTGCTGGTCAAGGGCGACGACTCGGCACAAGCCGCCGAGCAGTTACGCGCACAGCTGAAGAGCAGCGGAGTGGTGGCCTCGCTCGACAGCAAGACACCGCCACGCCCCGATCAGACACTTTCCGACTATCGCTACCGGCTATTGAGCGCAGAACTGCAACAGGCCGACGGAGACAGCTGGCGTAAGCAGGCCCTGGCCCGATTGTTCACACCGGGAATGGAAACCGATCTGCTGCGCGACCCCTTCGGCCTGCTGGATCAATGGCTGAACGAGCGCCTGTCCGGACCGGTCAGTTGGCTGGATGGAGGACCCAGCATCGACTCCGCAGAAGGCCGCTGGCGAGTGATCAGCGCCACGCTGGATGGTGATCCCTACCAACTCGCTCTACAGACTCGTCTGACCGAAACCCTTGATGCCTTCAAGGCAGCACATCCACAGTTGACGGTACTGAGAGCGGGGGTGGTCTTCCATGCCGCCGCTGGTGCACAGCAGGCACGCAGCGAGATCAGCACCATTGGACTGGGGTCGTTACTCGGCATCATCGTGCTGTTGGCGTTGGTGTTTCGCCGCGTCAGCGTACTGGTCTCCCTGCTGCTGCCGGTATTCTCCGGACTAGTGCTGGCCACCGCCGTCAGTTGGGCACTGTTCGAATCGCTCAACCTGATTACGCTGGCCTTTGGCGCCAGCCTGATCGGCATCTCGGTGGACTACGCCCTGCACCTGCAGTGCTATCGCCAGCTACATCCCCAACGCTCGCTGTCACAGCTATGGCCCAGCCTGTTTCTTGGCCTGCTGACCAGTCTATGTGCGTACCTCGTACAGTTGGCCACCCCCATGCCGGGTCTGCGTCAGATGGCGACCTTCACCGCACTGGGACTGATCGGCGCCTGGTTGACGGTGCGACTCTGGCTACCACTGCTGTCCATACACCCTCACCCAGCCACGTCCCGCATTGCCGAGAGACTCAACCGCTGGCGGCTGACCCGGCCACGCCTGCCGATTGTGCTTGCCGCCAGCCTGGTGCTGTCGACGGCAACTCTGGTGGCAATGATTTCGACAACCCTGAGTCACGACCTGCGGCAACTCAATCCATCTCCCAGTGGCTTGATTACCGAACAGCAGCATGTACAACGCCTGATGCAGCGCCCGGCAAGCTTCCGTTATCTGGTGGTCCGCGCCGATACCGGAGAGGCATTGCTGCAACGGCTTGAGGACATTGACCCATCACTGGCCAGCCTTGCCAGGGATGGCCATCTGGACTCCTGGCAACACATCGCTCAGGCCGTCCCCTCGCAGGCCACTCAACAGCGCAACCTGACGCTGGTACGCCAGCGTTACCAGGATGTGCTGCCGGAATTGCTCACCCAGGCCGGACTCGATCCGTCGCTCAGCGAGCGCCTGAGCCAGCGTCTCGATGATGTCCCCGAGTTGACGGTCAGCGATTGGTTGAGCTCACGTGCCGGTGAAGGCAGCCGTTCCCTGTGGCTGGAGGATACCGATACACCAACGGCGCTGGTGCTGCTGGGCGACATCGACACCCGTGGCGTCGCCGAGCTACAGGAACTGGCGGAAGCACCGGATATCCTCTATCGCGACCGCGTCAGCGCACTATCCAATCAGTTGACGATTCTCAGCAAGGAAATCAGTCAATGGCTGCTGTTGGCTGTGGTTGTCGTCATCGCTGGACTCAGCTGGCGCTATCGCCAGCGTGCCTGGCGAGCATTACTGCCGCCCGTCGGAGCCGTTGCAGTAACCCTCGGCCTGTTCGCCGCCACCCATACCGGTCTGACCCTGTTCCATCTGTTGGGCCTGCTGCTGGTACTGGGTATCGGGCTCGATGCCGGTATCTTCAGTACCGAGCACCCCGCGGATGGTAGTGCCTGGCTGGCGATCACTCTATCCTGCGCCTCAAGCCTGTTGGCGTTCGGTCTGCTGGCATTCAGTGCGACCCCCGCGCTGCATTTCCTCGGTACGACCTGCCTGATCGGCCTGGTCGCCACCTGGTGTCTGGTACCGCTGGCGCGTGGCGTCCAACCCCACGACCCGCAGCATCTCGGCTCTCAAGCCATTGACTCCTCGGAGACGCGTTCTGATGAAACCCACTGA
- a CDS encoding LolA-related protein, protein MTRLFSAALFSTALFSTVLFSTTLCTGLMALTRDQAHAADSAPSNTIDAERLASRLARQAPACVSFEQQRWIADLENELTSSGYFHRRPDGLVWQTLTPVESRVLLSPDNPELSPGMRALLPVLSGLLEGDWSELQEHFDIELDGEMNAWRAALKPRDKRVAEHLEQIALDGGVRIDGMNIQFTNGDRLSLTLEPVACSTLPQVATEDHE, encoded by the coding sequence ATGACAAGGCTGTTTTCCGCTGCTCTGTTTTCCACTGCACTGTTTTCCACTGTTCTCTTTTCCACGACCCTGTGTACCGGCCTGATGGCACTGACACGCGATCAGGCCCATGCCGCCGATTCAGCTCCGTCCAATACCATCGATGCCGAACGTCTTGCCAGCCGGCTTGCCAGGCAGGCCCCAGCCTGCGTCAGCTTCGAGCAACAGCGCTGGATCGCTGATCTGGAGAACGAACTTACCAGCTCCGGGTATTTTCATCGCCGCCCCGATGGCCTGGTGTGGCAAACGCTGACCCCGGTGGAAAGCCGTGTGCTGCTGTCACCCGACAATCCAGAGCTGTCCCCCGGCATGCGCGCGTTACTGCCAGTCCTCAGCGGCCTGCTCGAAGGCGACTGGAGTGAACTGCAGGAGCACTTCGATATTGAGCTCGACGGCGAGATGAATGCCTGGCGCGCAGCATTGAAGCCCCGTGACAAACGAGTGGCCGAACACCTCGAGCAGATTGCCCTGGATGGCGGCGTACGCATTGACGGCATGAATATTCAGTTCACCAACGGCGACCGCCTGTCACTGACTCTGGAACCCGTGGCCTGCTCGACATTGCCCCAGGTGGCGACAGAGGACCACGAGTGA
- a CDS encoding acyl-CoA thioesterase translates to MTPADHPLPRVETELEIPFHDIDMMEVAWHGHYVRYLEIARCRLLESIEYNYPQMKASGYAWPVIDLRIRYAAPIRFAQRIRIEARISEWEHRLKVDYTIRCADSGKRLTRAWTIQVAVGLNDQEMCLASPPSLLERLIAWQETRS, encoded by the coding sequence ATGACGCCAGCTGATCATCCCCTACCACGCGTCGAGACGGAGCTCGAGATCCCTTTTCATGACATCGACATGATGGAGGTCGCCTGGCATGGCCATTACGTGCGTTACCTGGAGATCGCGCGCTGCCGACTGCTGGAGAGTATCGAGTACAACTATCCGCAGATGAAGGCCTCGGGTTATGCCTGGCCGGTGATCGACCTGCGTATTCGCTATGCTGCCCCCATTCGCTTTGCCCAACGCATCCGCATCGAAGCACGCATCAGTGAATGGGAGCACCGGCTGAAGGTCGATTACACCATCCGCTGTGCCGATAGCGGCAAACGTCTGACACGCGCCTGGACCATCCAGGTCGCAGTCGGCCTGAACGACCAGGAAATGTGCCTCGCATCACCGCCGTCACTGCTTGAACGGCTCATCGCCTGGCAGGAGACTCGATCATGA